Proteins encoded by one window of Lycium barbarum isolate Lr01 chromosome 11, ASM1917538v2, whole genome shotgun sequence:
- the LOC132617379 gene encoding uncharacterized protein LOC132617379, which translates to MGACASKPNVLNGEVPEVAQEKDVVQEEVKKDEAVIANDDADKSPSLNNEEGKGAAEEKEETSVKASKVESEAKTTELEVEKVVDDGPKNDADEKQINNNNNSSNSSISNIIPQVESGEEVKSETPAEKNVEEVVKPSVESENKTDDEEKPTATEEEATAEKTVEEVKPEEKPAATEDKKIEEKPAAAEDPKSEASSVEKKKEDKPAVTKKGKFWWDK; encoded by the exons atgggAGCGTGTGCAAGCAAGCCTAATGTGTTGAATGGTGAAGTTCCTGAAGTGGCACAAGAAAAGGATGTCGTCCAAGAAGAGGTGAAGAAGGATGAGGCTGTCATTGCCAATGATGATGCCGACAAAAGCCCATCTCTCAAT AATGAAGAGGGGAAGGGTGCGGCAGAAGAGAAAGAGGAGACATCAGTAAAAGCTTCTAAAGTAGAATCCGAGGCCAAGACGACAGAGCTAGAAGTTGAGAAGGTTGTTGATGATGGTCCGAAAAATGATGCTGATGAGAAgcaaataaacaacaacaacaacagcagcaacaGCAGCATATCCaatataatcccacaagtggagtctggaGAAGAAGTAAAATCAGAAACTCCTGCCGAGAAGAATGTGGAGGAAGTAGTAAAACCATCAGTGGAGAGTGAGAATAAAACAGATGATGAAGAGAAGCCAACAGCCACAGAAGAAGAAGCTACTGCCGAGAAGACAGTAGAGGAAGTAAAACCGGAAGAGAAACCAGCTGCCACTGAGGATAAAAAAATTGAAGAGAAGCCAGCAGCCGCAGAGGATCCTAAATCTGAAGCTTCGTCTGTggagaagaaaaaagaagataAACCAGCTGTTACGAAGAAAGGAAAGTTTTGGTGGGATAAGTGA